One Drechmeria coniospora strain ARSEF 6962 chromosome 01, whole genome shotgun sequence genomic region harbors:
- a CDS encoding pentatricopeptide repeat containing protein: MLERTAASLETCNLHRVLSRPAPPSKLCKPLRTGFWQHGASAIELSTLWPLPARASDAVPAEPPSYPTQTGLVASAFLLDFLYPKDTHALLRRLYQTLPRPQVGGRSTASTTNRNFASSPAVAESPSQKSTIRLPTPDARDRRRVGRLIEQAQALRCDDRNLVSLSPETDTEFRSSSVVEKNEAQTTHAGDIDGPRPCPTGKGEMLQDLLLRPMQERYRDIWDAYCNLNAGQQTMFRREVILYLSRSRSSIDTERVLSLLRQIPGDALDNDLQAAAVLAPIRLGDIDAAVAKFKTGLAQKGLSGGLHYLMADLVSHGRWSVLLSVWLEHFAAVGEKSTDATSLCQLQSIPGLGMLYLSFEKYVEAQELGSISNMIKNVGIHSKPKPGLHALRRKLVEAALRQPCPPKQAAVMLAKWADCQLYECYILRMLDKWKIGSESKANLVMLSEIYQKYGALPGAKPSIPLLRGMFDLYFPANAAGLEGIYRDWHMAWGDLDQWGFERFLKFYARAGDEQAVRDLWARYVTCFPDVLKQPRAFRSTMNVFAQTGNVDKAEEELEMMMKRYGVKPDIDIWNTLLKCYTRAEDFSRVLRCFEEIRAIHRPNSFTYAHVMAMAAKKGDLETTLDFFKRSQNDQVQVTKEMAMALVMAYCRNDRLTDAERICTELAERKATSTGIWNQLLHFNGVHGKLSKCYELLQAMKTYGVEWDHQTHEFLLQALVRVDQIQPAYHLLRSAYEDKFFPLGPEHYAVVMAGAVRTGELALVETLLWHMQRAGLPVSFNAHVSLVEAAFRQNPSAERTRRLGKEFVEHLRALLPTRAAGSPKAYGDVVEIRRQTQGIGRAIMLLVELRDFGTAEELVNIYSELFANHKGQAGFPPAVASALMLGYLKDARLGQVQTMWERTWESVLARSHRVGKGAIYPAHQYDLARPFGIVVRAFREANDGIGLVRCVEKVTSAGFKLTRSNWNMAVRYLAEMGHWEQAMNWCETMLMPQWRGWNAKGTSLQERRDMKNTRILQASKPAIYGLQKEWLKLRKLAAWSAQISRKLKQIELRHPMLHYAFITSDHDQLAATWVLPKKESLTQAIKELLKPISYAELKVMRKALERQLRLLQTKSNRPRKSHGPFHVVTGGSSTDVRTRPVVHRDLRHLDAAVRSRLMEIEMGARPPAADADAHAAEKDKK; encoded by the coding sequence ATGCTCGAAAGAACGGCAGCCAGCCTGGAAACATGCAACCTTCACCGCGTTCTCTCCCGACCAGCCCCCCCGTCCAAACTGTGCAAGCCTCTTCGCACAGGCTTCTGGCAGCATGGTGCCTCGGCCATAGAGCTGTCTACTCTATGGCCGCTACCCGCCCGAGCTTCCGATGCCGTTCCTGCTGAGCCCCCCTCCTACCCAACCCAGACAGGCCTCGTGGCCTCTGCCTTCCTCCTCGACTTTCTGTACCCGAAAGATACCCACGCACTGCTCCGTCGCTTGTATCAAACGCTGCCTCGGCCCCAAGTTGGTGGGAGATCGaccgcatcgacgacgaaTCGCAACTTCGCATCGTCTCCGGCTGTCGCCGAGTCGCCATCTCAAAAATCCACGATTCGTCTTCCGACTCCAGACGCGAGAGATAGACGACGGGTTGGACGATTGATCGAACAGGCGCAAGCCCTCCGGTGTGATGACAGGAATCTCGTATCCCTGTCCCCCGAAACCGATACCGAGTTTCGCTCATCCTCCGTGGTCGAAAAAAATGAAGCCCAAACAACCCACGCCGGCGACATTGATGGGCCTCGACCTTGTCCGACAGGAAAAGGTGAAATGCTGCAAGACCTGCTGTTGCGGCCAATGCAAGAACGATATCGTGATATCTGGGACGCATACTGCAACCTGAATGCCGGTCAGCAAACAATGTTCCGTCGCGAAGTCATCCTGTACCTATCCAGATCGCGAAGCAGCATCGACACCGAACGAGTGCTGTCCCTTTTGCGACAAATTCCTGGGGATGCCTTGGACAATGACCTTCAGGCTGCTGCAGTGCTCGCCCCGATACGTCTCGGTGATATCGACGCGGCTGTTGCCAAGTTCAAGACCGGACTGGCGCAAAAGGGCCTATCGGGCGGTCTCCATTACCTCATGGCCGACCTGGTTTCCCATGGCCGCTGGTCAGTTTTGCTCAGCGTCTGGTTGGAGCATTTTGCGGCCGTTGGCGAAAAGTCTACCGATGCGACCTCGTTGTGCCAACTGCAGTCCATCCCAGGGCTTGGCATGCTCTATCTATCCTTTGAGAAATACGTCGAGGCACAGGAGCTTGGTTCGATCAGCAACATGATCAAAAACGTCGGCATACACTCTAAACCGAAACCTGGACTTCACGCTCTGCGACGAAAGCTGGTCGAGGCAGCTCTGAGGCAGCCGTGTCCTCCCAAGCAAGCGGCAGTCATGCTGGCGAAATGGGCCGATTGTCAGCTCTACGAATGCTACATCCTCCGAATGCTCGACAAGTGGAAAATCGGATCCGAGTCCAAGGCCAACTTGGTGATGCTTTCCGAGATTTACCAAAAGTACGGGGCTCTGCCTGGCGCCAAACCTTCCATACCTCTCCTTCGGGGCATGTTTGACCTGTACTTTCCTGCAAATGCAGCTGGCCTTGAAGGTATATATCGCGACTGGCACATGGCTTGGGGCGATCTCGACCAGTGGGGGTTTGAAAGGTTTCTCAAGTTTTATGCTCGGGCGGGAGATGAGCAAGCCGTCAGAGACCTTTGGGCGCGGTACGTCACCTGCTTCCCCGACGTCCTCAAGCAGCCACGTGCATTCAGAAGTACGATGAATGTATTTGCTCAGACGGGGAacgtcgacaaggccgaAGAGGAGCTCGAGATGATGATGAAGCGATACGGAGTCAAGCCCGACATTGACATCTGGAACACGCTCCTCAAATGCTACACGAGAGCAGAGGACTTTTCGCGCGTCCTCCGTTGCTTCGAAGAGATACGAGCCATTCATCGACCGAACTCGTTCACTTATGCGCATgtcatggccatggctgccAAGAAGGGCGACCTCGAGACGACTCTCGATTTCTTCAAGAGATCTCAGAACGATCAGGTTCAAGTGACCAAGGAAATGGCCATGGCACTCGTCATGGCCTACTGCCGCAACGACCGGCTGACGGATGCCGAGAGGATATGCACTGAGCTCGCCGAACGAAAGGCCACAAGCACTGGCATCTGGAATCAACTACTACACTTCAACGGCGTGCATGGCAAACTGAGCAAGTGCTACGAGCTGCTCCAGGCCATGAAGACGTACGGCGTCGAGTGGGATCACCAGACGCACGAGTTCCTTCTTCAGGCTCTAGTCCGTGTCGATCAGATACAACCCGCCTACCACCTCCTGCGAAGCGCGTACGAGGACAAGTTCTTTCCTCTCGGCCCGGAGCACTatgccgtcgtcatggccggcgccgttcGAACCGGAGAGCTTGCCCTAGTCGAAACGCTCCTCTGGCACATGCAGCGCGCCGGGCTGCCCGTGTCCTTCAATGCCCACGTGTCACTCGTCGAAGCGGCCTTCCGGCAGAACCCATCGGCCGAACGCACTAGGAGGCTCGGCAAGGAGTTTGTTGAGCACTTGCGTGCCCTGCTCCCCACGCGGGCAGCAGGCTCGCCCAAGGCATACGGCGACGTGGTGGAGATTCGGAGGCAGACGCAAGGAATTGGCCGTGCCATCATGCTTCTCGTCGAACTGCGTGATTTTGGCActgccgaggagctcgtcaacATCTACTCCGAACTGTTCGCCAACCACAAGGGCCAGGCAGGATTCCCGCCAGCGGTCGCCTCCGCCTTGATGTTGGGCTATCTCAAGGACGCCAGGCTCGGCCAGGTTCAAACGATGTGGGAGCGGACTTGGGAGAGCGTACTGGCCCGCAGTCATCGCGTGGGGAAAGGCGCCATCTATCCGGCGCATCAATACGACCTTGCCCGACCGTTTGGAATAGTAGTCAGAGCATTTCGAGAGGCaaacgacggcatcggcttGGTCCGCTGCGTTGAGAAGGTCACGTCCGCGGGTTTCAAGCTGACTCGTAGCAACTGGAACATGGCCGTTCGCTACCTCGCCGAGATGGGCCACTGGGAGCAGGCCATGAACTGGTGCGAGACAATGCTGATGCCCCAATGGCGAGGCTGGAACGCCAAGGGCACATCGCTCCAGGAGAGGAGGGACATGAAGAACACGCGCATTCTTCAAGCATCGAAACCGGCTATTTACGGCCTGCAGAAGGAGTGGCTGAAGCTGCGCAAGCTGGCTGCGTGGTCTGCCCAGATCTCACGCAAGCTTAAGCAAATCGAGCTGCGGCATCCCATGCTTCACTACGCATTCATCACCTCCGACCACGACCAACTCGCGGCGACCTGGGTCCTGCCGAAGAAGGAGAGCCTCACGCAGGCCATCAAGGAATTGTTGAAGCCCATCTCGTACGCCGAGCTCAAGGTTATGAGGAAGGCGCTGGAGAGGCAGTTGCGCCTCCTTCAGACGAAGAGTAATCGGCCACGAAAGTCGCACGGTCCATTTCATGTCGTTACGGGCGGTTCGAGCACGGATGTGCGCACAAGACCCGTCGTGCATCGCGACCTGAGGCACCTCGATGCTGCAGTGCGGAGCAGGTTGATGGAGATCGAGATGGGTGCGAGGCCGCctgcggccgatgccgatgctcATGCTGCGGAGAAGGACAAGAAGTGA
- a CDS encoding Acyl-CoA N-acyltransferase, giving the protein MSPSLLQDPLPKQTMDSVVAVAKTAFQSARLKYIKIDEADEHIKAFIPDVDDDPLMQVLASPDMLRPKGKKDIDHYMEQQSKSFLGVAVCLLPEEESKHADEERRSGSDDGDENGVREGGKENKTETTTAGPTIIGTMCLGWGGQPQSMSHHRNSSIGITLATKYQNKGYGREAINWMLDWAFRHAGMHTVSIVTYSFNERGAHLYRDIGFQLEGRRRQVAWFDRKWYDELWFGMMEGEWEKLRGLV; this is encoded by the coding sequence ATGTCGCCTTCACTGTTGCAAGATCCTCTTCCGAAGCAGACCATGGATtcggtcgtcgccgtcgccaagacCGCCTTCCAGTCGGCTCGACTCAAGTACATCAAGAtcgacgaggcagacgagcACATCAAGGCCTTCATACCCGACGTCGATGATGACCCGCTCATGCAAgtgctcgcctcgcccgacATGCTGCGACCCAAGGGCAAAAAGGACATCGACCACTACATGGAGCAGCAATCCAAGTCCTttctcggcgtcgccgtaTGCCTGCTGCCCGAGGAGGAGTCGAagcatgccgacgaggaaagGCGCTCCggaagcgacgacggcgacgagaacgGCGTCCGGGAGGGCGGCAAGGAGAAcaagacggagacgacgacggccgggcCGACCATCATCGGCACCATGTGCCTCGGCTGGGGCGGGCAGCCGCAGTCCATGTCGCACCACCGCAACTCGTCCATCGGCATCACGCTGGCCACCAAGTACCAGAACAAGGGATACGGGCGCGAGGCCATCAACTGGATGCTCGACTGGGCCTTTCGACACGCCGGCATGCACACCGTGAGCATCGTGACCTACTCCTTTAACGAGCGGGGCGCCCATCTCTACCGCGACATTGGCTTCCAGCTCGAGGGGCGCCGAAGGCAGGTTGCCTGGTTCGACCGCAAGTGGTACGATGAGCTGTGGTTCGGCATGATGGAAGGCGAATGGGAGAAGCTGCGCGGGTTGGTCTAG
- a CDS encoding phosphatidylinositol 4-kinase, giving the protein MPRDRHTTTGYERLAQADRLSDDSDDDALAESSLSLQPASAPRFAPISQPRHRSGMVSPRPIATKPKFRKRLGSNAGVDLKAINARLERWADEIASRFKRGKGRHHAAEEERLEIHHSVFQTPDGVHPITAEALAEPQDGYMNKAEFEVIVESVRSAIRQEIHPSMISQGSSGSYFARNPDGKIVGVFKPKDEEPYAAGNPKWNKWIHRNLFPCCFGRACLIPNLSYVSEAAAYVLDCQLRTHLVPYTEVVWLSSKSFHYPFWDRRGFSRKKKPLPAKPGSFQVFLRGFKDANVFLRENPWPDQYWSGFRTNETHRSKKTRWTENCRPSTSGTPEDPDLSENEQASPADEPVGPPRFSWTEPLKQAFREELEKLVILDYIMRNTDRGLDNWMVKVDWEAGTVSLASEPVHMNVGPASEQDSVRPVQLSPLSSPPMRASGPYKTQKPMNASSGRTAKNVPQIEVGAIDNSLSWPWKHPDAWRSFPFGWLFLPVDLIGRPFSQKTRDHFLPLLTSTAWWSQTQMALKKVFQMDEDFQDRMFAKQIAVMKGQAWNVVEALKTPDHGPLELTRRPRVCVWDDLVDVPVAVPMRVTSSELRRARNMRPSMDEADIASSAPSSHVPVEDLLGLANSPVGMPHSGRFETLGPGGLDAPQAQQHSTDIGSNAQAGADQLVAPPKIPSGMLDPSRALNVYEPDRNNNRQQRRYSYATTATRRTSGSIAQQLHGADSHDHHYTDDLEGDLGYAAAEGQMDHQRKVIVERLEAVKSRNPVFTWC; this is encoded by the exons ATGCCGCGCGATCGGCACACGACAACGGGCTACGAGCGACTCGCTCAGGCTGACCGGCTCAGCGATgattccgacgacgacgccctcgccgagtccTCCCTCTCGCTCCAACCCGCCTCTGCTCCTCGCTTCGCGCCCATCTCCCAGCCTCGCCACCGATCCGGCATGGTCAGTCCCCGTCCCATCGCTACCAAGCCCAAGTTCCGTAAGCGGCTCGGCAGCAATGCTGGCGTCGACCTCAAGGCCATCAACGCTCGCCTCGAGCGTTGGGCCGACGAGATCGCCTCGCGCTTCAAGCGTGGCAAGGGCAGGCATCAcgctgccgaggaggaaCGATTGGAAATCCATCACTCCGTCTTCCAGActcccgacggcgtccatcCCATCACCGCCGAGGCCCTGGCCGAACCGCAAGATGGCTACATGAACAAAGCCGAGTTTGAGGTGATTGTGGAAAGCGTACGGTCTGCCATCCGCCAGGAGATTCATCCCAGCATGATATCCCAGGGGAGCTCCGGCAGTTACTTTGCCCGCAACCCGGACGGTAAGATCGTTGGTGTCTTCAAgcccaaggacgaggagccgTACGCCGCCGGAAATCCCAAATGGAACAAGTGGATACATCGGAATCTGTTTCCATGCTGCTTCGGGAGAGCATG CCTCATTCCCAATCTGTCCTACGTCAGCGAAGCGGCCGCCTACGTACTAGACTGCCAGCTTCGAACCCATCTCGTGCCGTACACCGAGGTCGTCTGGCTATCGTCAAAGTCCTTCCACTACCCTTTCTGGGACCGGCGAGGCTTCTCCCGCAAGAAGAAGCCTCTACCTGCCAAGCCGGGCAGTTTTCAAGTTTTCCTCCGTGGTTTCAAAGATGCCAACGTTTTCCTTCGGGAGAACCCGTGGCCGGACCAGTACTGGTCCGGCTTCAGGACCAACGAGACGCATCGGAGCAAGAAAACACGGTGGACGGAAAACTGCCGaccctcgacgtcggggACGCCCGAGGACCCGGATCTCAGCGAGAACGAGCAGGCGAGCCCGGCAGACGAGCCGGTCGGGCCTCCCCGTTTTTCCTGGACAGAACCTCTCAAGCAGGCCTTTAGAGAAGAGCTCGAGAAGCTGGTCATCCTGGATTACATCATGAGGAACACGGACCGTGGACTCGACAACTGGATGGTCAAGGTTGACTGGGAGGCTGGCACCGTCTCGCTCGCGTCGGAGCCAGTGCACATGAACGTGGGCCCTGCATCGGAACAGGACAGTGTTCGACCCGTTCAATTGTCCCCTCTATCCTCCCCCCCCATGCGGGCCTCAGGTCCGTACAAGACGCAGAAACCCATGAATGCCTCCAGCGGGCGGACGGCGAAGAACGTGCCCCAGATCGAGGTGGGTGCCATCGACAACTCGCTGTCGTGGCCGTGGAAGCATCCCGATGCTTGGCGGAG CTTCCCCTTTGGCTGGCTCTTCCTCCCCGTCGATCTCATCGGCCGCCCGTTCTCTCAAAAGACGCGAGACCACTTCCTCCCACTCCTCACCTCCACCGCATGGTGGAGCCAAACGCAGATGGCGCTCAAGAAGGTCTTCCAGATGGATGAGGACTTTCAGGATCGCATGTTTGCAAAGCAGATCGCAGTCATGAAAGGCCAGGCGTGGAACGTGGTTGAGGCGCTCAAGACGCCCGACCACGGACCTCTCGAGCTCacgcgtcggccgagggTCTGCGTCTGGGACGACCTTGTCGACgtgcccgtcgccgtgcccATGCGCGTGACGTCGTCGGAGCTCCGACGGGCGCGGAACATGCGTCCGTCGATGGACGAGGCTGATATTGCCAGCTCGGCCCCTTCCAGCCACGTCCCGGTCGAGgatctcctcggcctcgccaacTCCCCCGTTGGCATGCCGCACTCGGGGCGGTTCGAAACGCTCGGTCCCGGTGGGTTGGACGCGCCCCAGGCCCAGCAACACTCGACGGACATCGGCTCCAATGCCCAAGCGGGCGCCGATCAGCTCGTCGCGCCGCCCAAGATTCCATCGGGCATGCTGGATCCTTCACGCGCTCTCAACGTGTACGAGCCTGACCGAAACAATAATCGCCAGCAGCGGCGGTACTCGTATGCCACCACAGCCACCCGTCGCACCAGTGGCAGCATCGCGCAGCAGCTCCACGGCGCCGACTCGCACGATCACCACTACACCGACGACCTTGAGGGAGACCTCGGCTATGCAGCCGCAGAGGGCCAGATGGATCACCAGCGCAAAGTCATCGTCGAGCGactcgaggccgtcaagaGCAGGAACCCTGTCTTCACATGGTGCTAG
- a CDS encoding putative KRR1 protein, required for 40S ribosome biogenesis, giving the protein MSAKQASDKPWDTDDVDKWKAEQFTAKDNLGGVLTEESSFATLFPKYREVYLKEAWPLVTKALEKRGIACTLDLVQGSMTVKTTRKTYDPAAILDARDLIKLLARSVPAPQAVKILDDGVACDVVKIRNLVGSKERFVKRRQRILGPNGSTLKALELMTETYILVHGNTVSAMGPYKGLKEVRRVVEDCMANIHPIYHIKEMMIKRELAKDPDLAKESWDRFLPNFRRKTLSKRRVPHKVADKSKKVYTPFPPAPEKSKVDKQIESGEYFLGKQAKERAAQDERREKQKERKDEKKKEREAEFVPPEEGRPKKKRKKTSEE; this is encoded by the coding sequence ATGTCGGCCAAGCAGGCGTCGGACAAGCCGTGGGACACGGACGACGTGGACAAATGGAAGGCTGAGCAGTTCACGGCCAAGGAcaacctcggcggcgtcctcaCCGAGGAGTCCTCCTTTGCGACGCTATTCCCCAAGTACCGTGAAGTCTACCTCAAGGAGGCGTGGCCGCTCGTCACCAAGGCTCTCGAGAAGCGCGGCATCGCCTGCACGCTCGATTTGGTCCAAGGCTCCATGACGGTCAAGACGACGCGAAAGACGTACGATCCCGCCGCCATTCTCGACGCCCGCGACCTCATCAAGCTTCTCGCCCGAAGCGTGCCTGCGCCGCAAGCCGTCAagatcctcgacgacggggtgGCGTGCGACGTCGTCAAGATCCGcaacctcgtcggcagcaagGAGAGATTCGTCAAGCGGCGGCAAAGAATCCTCGGCCCCAACGGCTCGACGCTCAAGGCTCTCGAGCTGATGACGGAGACGTACATCCTCGTGCACGGAAACACCGTCTCCGCCATGGGACCCTACAAGGGTCTGAAGGAGGtccgccgcgtcgtcgaggactgCATGGCCAACATCCACCCCATTTACCACATCAAGGAGATGATGATCAAGCGCGAGCTGGCCAAGGACCCCGACCTGGCCAAGGAGAGCTGGGATCGCTTCCTTCCCAACTTCAGGAGGAAGACGCTGAGCAAGCGGCGGGTACCGCACAAGGTGGCGGACAAGAGCAAGAAGGTCTACACGCCCttcccgccggcgccggagaAGAGCAAGGTGGACAAGCAGATCGAGTCGGGCGAGTACTTCCTCGGCAAGCAGGCCAAGGAAAGGGCAGCCCAGGACGAGCGCAGGGAGAAGCAAAAGGAGCGCAAGGACGAGAAGAAAAAGGAGCGCGAGGCGGAATTCGTGCCGCCCGAGGAGGGCCGGCCCAAGAAGAAGCGCAAGAAGACGTCGGAGGAGTAG
- a CDS encoding 60S ribosomal protein L19, whose product MSKARGAGGVDQIVKLIVGAGQASPSPPVGPALGSKGVKSMDFCKEFNARTANFIPGTPTPCRVTVRPDRTFHFEVRTPQTSWLLLNAVDAPKNKKGNRRGASSPGHETIGDISLKHVYEIAKIKQKELRLSGLSLEGLCRSVIFQAKSIGINVVA is encoded by the exons ATGTCCAAGGCAAGGGGTGCCGGCGGTGTGGACCAGATTGTCaagctcatcgtcggcgctggCCAGGCGAGCCCCAGCCCTCCGGTCGGTCCCGCGCTGGGTAGCAAAGGTGTCAAGTCGATGGACTTTTGCAAG GAGTTCAATGCCAGGACGGCGAATTTCATCCCcggcacgccgacgccctgtCGGGTGACGGTCCGACCCGACAGGACATTCCACTTCGAAGTCCGGACACCGCAAACATCCTGGCTTCTGCTCAACGCCGTGGATGCGCCCAAGAACAAGAAGGGTAACAGAAGGGGAGCGAGCAGCCCGGGTCACGAGACGATCGGCGACATCAGCCTCAAGCACGTGTACGAGATTGCCAAGATTAAGCAGAAAGAGCTCCGGCTGTCCGGCCTGTCTCTCGAGGGCCTGTGTAGGTCGGTCATTTTCCAAGCCAAGTCGATTGGCATCAACGTCGTGGCCTGA